The Paraburkholderia phytofirmans PsJN DNA segment GGCGATGCAGATTGCCCGTGAGCACGGTTACATGACGCCGGAAGAATCAGACGCAATGTGGGCCGAAATGCGATCCGATGGCTATTGCAGTCATGGCTTGGACGCGCAGACATGCCCGTGCGGTTGCTTTGAGCACGATGACGGCTACTATGACGAACCGATGCAGGACCTGGCGGAATTGGGTTACGGCGACGAATGATGCCGGATGACTGACGCCGGTCGAACGCCCCAGCAGCTTGCCGCGCTGGGGCGTTTTGCTATGGGGCTCGCGCACGGGCGAGCGGGCCGGATAGCCGGCGCGATGGCGTCACTTCGTGGCGGGGAAATGGGGATGCGGTTATCCACCGCCCGCCTGCGGCGGCCCGTGGATAACCGCACCGCGCCCCTGCCTCTTGCGGGCCGGGCGCTTCCCCATTTTGCGGCGGCCGGCAATCCGGCAAGCCCAGCTCGCGCGGATGCGCGAGATACCGTCAGCGGCCGGTTCCCGGCCGGAATGTGGTTTTACGGGCCGACGCTTGCGCGCCGGCAGTGGTGTGCCTGGGCCCGTGGCCGTCGATGTCCTGATCCGGGATACGGGGGTCTCGCCCGCTAAGGCGGCCGAGAGGTCTACCGACCCGGCCCCCTACCGGATCACCCGGCAGTCCCCCGGACTGCCGGGCAGGGGACATCATCGACGGGTTCGAGACCTGTCTTACATCGACGGCCCCGTTTGGCTTTGCAGGAAGGAGGTCGGCCGGCCGCGCCGATACTGTAATTCATATCGTCTATCACGCGCCCTACCCTATCTAAACAATCAATCGCCCAACGTATAGACAGAACGAATTACGAAGCGTACAATGGTTTTCATGGTGATCGGAAACGACGCCATAGGCAAACAGACCCTCACGGAGATAGAAAATGCGCCTTGCTTCCTCGTTCAGCCACACTGCCCCGGTTCTGCGTTCGAATACGCCCCTGTCTGACGACCAAATCATGGCCGTCGCACCGTCGATCTTCGCGACCGACAAGCACGAAAGCCGTTCGGATCGTTACACCTACATTCCGACGAGCACCGTCCTTAAAGGACTGCGCGAAAATGGTTTTCAGCCGTTCATGGTTGCGCAAACCCGCGTGCGTGACCAGGGCAAGAAGGAACACACAAAGCACCTGATTCGCCTGCGCCACGCGGATCAGGTTGTGGGCAAGACCGAAGCGAATGAAATTATTCTGCTGAACTCGCACGATGTATGCGCAAGCCAAGAGCGATTTCCCGATACTCTCAGGTTGCTTTAAAACGGCCATCAACACGAACACGGCACGAGGATCTCGGCGATGACGGCAAGACGAACCACCATCCGGCAACTGGCACTGACCGAGGTCGCTAACCGCGACACTCCAGGTGCGGCGGCGATCAGCATCACCATGCCCAAGGGCGGCACCATCTATCACACGGTCCCGCTCGCAGACCCCGACACCGGCAAGCGGCGCGACGCCCGTCCGCGGTGGATCGCAGGTAGCTTCCCTCTCTTTCCCGTTGTCCGGCTCGCGGACGGTGCGCCGTGGGCTGAGGCGAACCTCTGGCTCATCGATATGATGGAGTCGAAGTCCTCGCCCAACATGCTGACGTTCGCCAGCATCGCTGACGACCTGGTGGCATTCCGTCGTTACCTGGATGACGAAGGCGTCGACTGGCTGACGTTCCCCGCGAACAAGCGGCAACGCCCAACCTACCGCTACAGCGCCTCGATCAGGCTGGCCGTGCAGGCTGGCGAACTTTCTCCGGGTGTTGCCAGGCGCCGTATGGGCGCCGTGGTGCGCTTCTATCGCTGGCTCATGGCAGAAGCGGGCTTCAAGCCTGCGAACGCGCCGTGGGTCGAATCTGGCCGTTTCATCGAGTTCAGGGACCAGAAGGGCTTCAGCAGCACGATCGAGGTCAAGACCACCGACCTGTCGATCAGTGGCCGGCGCGCAGATGACCCGTGGGACGATCACATCCAGGACGGCGGTCGCCTGCGCCCGCTCCCCTCATCCGAGCAGTCGGTGCTGCTCGAATCGTTAGCCACTCTCGGCAATTCCGAGATGACGCTCGTTCATCTGTTCGCGCTGTTGACTGGCGCTCGCATCCAGACGGTACTGACCGTGCGTGCGAAACACGTAATGCGCAAGCCGGGCGAGTTTCACGGCGGCGACATACGTCTCGCCTGCGGGCCAGGTACAGGTATCGACACGAAGGGCGATGTCAAGGGCGTGTTGCACCTGCCGCGCGGTTTCTACGAGCGGCTCTACATCTATGTGCACAGCGATCGAGCTCGCAAGCGTCGCCAACTGGCAGACGGCGGCGATCACTTCGACCAGCCGCTCTTTCTAAGCCATCGCGGTGCGCCGCTCTACGAGGACCGCGGGTCGCGTGGCCCGCTCAGCACCGGCCCGCAGGTGCGCCGCCATGTCAAGACCGGGCAGGCCGTTCGCCAGTTCATCAGGGACGAACTGTTGCCCATGATGCGCGTGCAGCTCGGCAACCCCAGGTATGAGTTCAGCTACCACGACCTGCGAGCGACCTTTGGGCTCAATACGGTCGACGCGATGACAGCGAGCAAGACGAGCTACACGCGGGCGCTCGATCAGTTGCGACAGTTGATGTGGCACGTACAACCATCTACGACCGAGCGCTACCTCGCTTACCGCGAGAATCGTAAGCTGTTCGATGCTGTTCAGGATGGCTGGGGTGCGCACCTGTCGACGCTGGTCACACGCACCCTCGACACTGCGGTGACAGTATGAACCGCCTTTACGACGAAGTGCACATGCCGCTCGCGGAGGGCACAATGCTGCTGCACCCCGAGCGAGCGCTGCTCAAGTGGGAAGGCATGAGCAGCCGTTCCGATATCGGGCAGATCTGCTACCTGAGGCGTGACACGTCAAGCTCGCACCGCGCGCGACGAACTTTCGATATCCTGAGCTTCAGCATCGAACGCGTCAGGGTCGTACGCCTGCTGGTGACGCAGCTTTCCGGGCGTATGGCCCTTGGCGCGATGCGTCCGGCAACGATCTCGATAGCGCTGCGCGTCGTGCTTGATTTCGTCAATTGGGCCGACAGACAGGGCTTGCATCAGGTGCTTTGTGACGAGAAGGCTACGGCGGAGGCAGTTCATCGCTACTTCCGCGAGAAACGCGAACAGGTTTCGCTGGGCAATCTGAACCGCAATTCCGTCGGCCACGATCAGCGTAATCTGTTGTCGATGCTCCGTGAGTTTTTCGGAAACGACGACTTCTGCACCGACGCGAGGGTGCTGCGCCGCCAACTGGATGCCTCTGTGCCGACTGCTGTGCCTGACACCGAGGCACAAGCCGCCCTGCTCGCGTGGGCTGACGCGCTCTTCACCGGCATCAGCACCCTGGTGCTCGACTTCAAGTCGTACCCGGTGCGCGTAAGCACGGCGCGTGGCGAGAGTCTTTGCCTAGTTCCGCACAGACACCACCGTCGTGAAGACGACAACTTGCACGGCCACCTGCTTGGCTGGAACCTGGAGACCGGGGAGCTGCGCACGCGGGAAGAAATCGCGACGCACATGGCTGCGGCAGGCGCTAAAGATCCTCGTGCGCGTGCGTGGATGATCGCCTCGTTTGCGGCTAAACATCTTAGGGCTGCGAACGAGGATGCGCAATCAGCGATCCGTCGCTCGCACGCTTCAATGGCGACCCTTTGCTTCGCCGCGCTGTTCCTGGCCGAAACGGGCGTCAACCTCGCGCAACTGCTGGCCATGAAGTGGAGCCCGGAGCTTGTCGCGAGCCTGCAGGATACGTCAGTTGTACGTCAGACGTTTCGCGAGATCAAGTACCGTGCAGGCGGGAAGGGGGTGACGTTCACCGTCTCGCTGGGCTTCATGCCGAAGCTCAAGACGTATCTGGCGTTGCGAGAGTATCTGGTGCAGAACGCGGACTGCGACGCGTTGTTCATTCTAGCCGGGCATTACGCAAAGCGACGACGGCCAATGGGTCTCCCAACTCAATTTCTGGCTCAGCTTTACAGTCGACTCGATACGCTCGGGATCGTGCTACCGCGCATTACCGCACGTCAGTGGCGTGCGGCGAAGCAGGATTGGGCGGTGAGCAACCACGACCCTGTCGTCGCAGCCAGACTGATGGGCCACTCCTTGGCCACGGCGCTGCGCTCATACTCGAACGGCACAGACGCCGCGCACAAGGCCGAGATGGGCGCGTTCCTCGCTTCGGTCGAGAAGACCGTGCTGAAGCCCGGCAACGACCCGGCGGGCAGCATCAGGAGCGCGGTGGGCGTCTGCATCGAGTTCCACAAACCTGCGCCGATCGCAGCTTCAGTCACCGTACAGCCTGACTGCCGCTCGACCGAAGGATGTCTCTTCTGCGACCAGTACCGCGTGCACGCCGACGCCGCCGACATCCGCAAGCTGCTGGGCTGCCGTCACTGCGTCAGGCTCGTGAGCGGGCGTGCTGACTCGATCGAGCAGTACGACACATCGTTCGGCGCCGTGCTGCGGCGCGTTGACTTCCTGCTGGATGAGCTGCGCAAGCGCGACGCCGCGCTGGTCGATCAGATCGAGCACGACGTTGATATCGAAGGGAATCTGGACGCGTTCTGGTCGGCCAAGCTCGACCAGCTTTACGAACTGGGAGTGGCATGAACAACACGCTGATCACGCCGATCGCAGAGCGCCCCGACTGGTATCGGATCGAGGATGATACGGTCGTCACGCGCGACAAGGCTGGGAATGCCGTTTCGCTGTTTGGTGACGACGCCTGGGACATCGGCGCATACGCGATTGGGCCGCGCAGCACCGGCCTCCATTTTAGGGGCCACCTGCCTGACGGCGTGACCCGTGCTCTTTCAGAGGCGACCACGCGTCAGTGGAAGCAGATCATGTACTTTCTGATGCATGAAGCAACCGATATGGTACCGGCGTCCAGTACGCTTCAGGCTCGTTCGGTTTATCTGAGGGAATTCGCATTCTTTGCCGCCGAACGGCAGCTTACGCTCTACGAGGGGCTGTCCAATGTCCCCATTGTTCTGGACTATGTGGCACAAGCGGGGATGGAAAGGAAGGCCCAACGCCTTCATTCAATTCTGGTGCAGCTTCACCGTCTGGGCGTCGGGACCACCGGACTGTGTGTGCCGCTGGCCCAACTACATAAGCCTCTGCTCGATCGCTTCGCGCAACGCGCTGAATACGCACAATACCCTGTCATCCCGACGCGGATCTATCAGCACTTCCTGTCGACCTGTGAGCATGACCTCGGCGTCGCTGAGGACGTCGCTGACATCCTGTCGGATTACCTCGCACGCGTGTACGCCGGCGAGAATCCAGACGTCTCTGCAGCGGTCGCAACGAATGCTGTGCACTTCGGGTGCAAAGACTCCCCTTACGTCGTGTCGTCGCTTGTGGCGTCGATCCGCGCGCTATGCCAGCTTGTCATCCTGGCATTCACCGGCATGCGCGCGAGGGAAGCGGAGAACCTGCCGTACGACTGCCTGAGCGAGACCCGTCTGGATGGCGTGACGCACTACACCATCGAGGGCGTCACAACCAAGCTGTCGGGTGGTCGTCCCAGGCGCGCGCGCTGGGTGACCAGCCCGCTCGCCGCTCGTGCCGTCCGGCTTGCGCAGCGGCTGTCGGGCGAGGCTCACCGTGCGCACGGCGCACCGAGCTACGCCGAATCAACGGACGGGTCACACCTGCTGTTCTGCCGGATGGGTCTGCGTTATGGGTACGTGGCAAACCGTGGGGCGAGTACCCTGCATCTCGATGTCGAAGCGTTTCGTGAGCGCGTCTTCCCGACGATCACGGTCGAGGACATTGCCGAACTGAAGCGTGTCGACATGCACCGCGCGTGGGAAGACGAACCGAAGTACGCGCCCGGGCAGCAGTGGCCGTTCACGCGCCACCAGCTTCGCCGGACCCTGGCCCTCTACGCGCATCGGAGCGGACTCGTGACACTGCCGACGCTCAAGCGTCAGTTGCAGCACATCACGCAGGAAATGAGCATGTACTACGCCCGCGGCTCGGCGTTCGCGAAGGGCTTCATCGACATCGACAGGACCCACTTCGCGAAGGAATGGGTTGAGACACAGAGCCTGTCCGAATACCTTGCATACGCCCAGCAGGTGCTGTTCTCCGACGAGCGGCTGTTCGGCGGGCACGCAGCGTGGACGCAGAGCCGTGCCGTGCAGGCCTCGCCCGTGTCGGTTTATTCGCGCGACCAGACGGTGAGGATGTTCAGGAAGGGCGAGCTGGCGTACCGCGAGACGGTGCTGGGCGGCTGTGCCAGCATCGAACCGTGCAAGTCGACACCGCTCGACTGGATGCGTCTGGATTGTCTTGAGTCGAACTGCCGTAACCTCGTGGTCGTGCCGTCGAAGCTTCAGCGCGTGATCAAGGCGCAGCAGGTTACGGTCGGGAAGCTGCGCGCTGTCGACGATGCGAGCGTCGAATATCGTATCGAGGTCCGGACGCTGCAACGACTGCTTGATGCGCAGGAGAGACTGATCAAACCGGAGGTAACATGAGCGAAACGATGGCCGACTACTACGCCGCCCTTGAGCGGCTGAAGAAGCGCAAGGGTGCGCGTATCAACAACGACACTGTGGCGATCGAGGCTGGCCGCAAGAAGGGCTGCATCAAGAAGTCACGCCCGCAGTTCGCTGAACTGATCGAAGCGATCGACGCGGCCAACGCCGTAGCCGAGCGACCTAAGCTTGAACTGAACGATCGTCTGAACCGCGCGAAAGGCGACGCAAAGGATTTGCAGGCACAGCTTGACGAGTCGCTGGCCCGGGAGCTCGCACTACTGCGACAGGTATTCAGCCTGCGCAAAGAACTGGCCGCGCTGCGTGGCGGTAGCGTCCTGCCCTTGCATTCGAGCTAGATTGAGATGGACACTCCGACGGCCATTCTGTCCACTTTTACCATCCAATCAGATGGACACCTGGCCGACAGTTGACTCCGGTATTTTCAAGGCCACAGCGGATGTCCATTGTTTTTCTCTTGCGCGTAACGATGGGTCGAGCAGCTATCAGATGCTTGCGGGTCAGTTCCGCTTTATCTGCCTCAATGGCATGGTATGCGGCGACACCATGAGCGAAATCCGCATCCCGCACAAGGGCAACATTGTTGATAACGTCCTGCAAGGTGCGTTCGACGTGCTGGACGGCTTCGACCTCATCCGCGACGTGACCGAGGAAATGAAGGGCACGACGATGCGCACGGAAGAACAGGAGATTTTGGCCCGCGCCGCGCTGCAACTGAAGTATGAGCCGACCGCCGAAAAGCCCGCGCCGGTAACGGAAACCGATGTTTTGCAGGCTCGCCGCTTCGAGGACCGCAAGGACGATCTTTGGACGACCTTTAACCGCTTGCAAGAAAACCTCGTGCAGCGTGGCGGCCTGCGTGCCCGCACTGCATCGGGCCGCACGACCCGCACGCGGCCGGTTGAAGGCATCGACCAGAATATCAAGCTCAACCGCGCACTCTGGACGCTTGCCGAAGGAATGATGGCACTCAAGAAGGGCTGACAAGAGCGAGGTACGGGCCGGGAAACCGGCCCGGTCGGATCGGAGCTGGAAATGACGGGACAAGAACAGAAGGTTATCGACTCTCTCAGGGCCAAGGGATTCGCGGTCGTGCTCTGGACGCCGACCGAGCTGCACGGCCTTGACCCCAAACGGATAGAAAATATCGGTGTCGATTGCATGGGGCATGCGATCGCAGAGCTTGCGGACAACGTGACCGAGGACAATGCGCATGGATGCGAAGAACGCGCCTGAAGAAAGCGGCAGCGGCAGCGCATGGACGCCGAGCGGCGAATACTCATGGAACCATGCCGCCGGCTGGACGATTACGCGCTACAGCGTTCGTGGAGTGCGTACCTATCTGCTTTGGGACAAGGAAGGGAAGAAGTACGGCCCCTTCCTGAGTGCAAAAGATGCTCAGGCGGAATTTGATCGGCGGGCACCGGCCGCGACCATCGAGCCGGCCGCGAACGAAACCGCAAGCGAGGACAGCAATGACCAGTGAAGCGCCGACCCCCGAAGCCGTCGACAGTTTCCGCTCAAAGCTTCGTGCGGGGGATATGGTCGGCGCATTCTGGACAATCAAGCAATTGCGACCGGAAGACGCGGCAATGATGATGCTGCGGGCCGGCTTTGGCGTCGCATACGATCACAAGCGCAACATCAAGCACTTTTGGACCCGCACACAGGCGGACATTGTGGAAGCCTGCCGGCGGAATACGGACGGTTACGGCCTGCGTGGAAAGGATGTGTGACGCGGACAACCGGCCGCCCAGGAGCAACGCCCCAGCAGCTCGCCGCGCCGGGGCGTTTGCTATGGGGCTCGCGCACGGGCGAGCGGGCCGGATAGCCGGCGCGATGGCGTCACTTCGTGGCGGGGAAATGGGGATGCGGTTATCCACCGCCCGCCTGCGGCGGCCCGTGGATAACCGCACCGCGCCCCTGCCTCTTGCGGGCCGGGCGCTTCCCCATTTTGCGGCGGCCGGCAATCCGGCAAGCCCAGCTCGCGCGGATGCGCGAGATACCGTCAGCGGCCGGTTCCCGGCCGGAATGTGGTTTTACGGGCCGACGCTTGCGCGCCGGCAGTGGTGTGCCTGGGCCCGTGGCCGTCGATGTCCTGATCCGGGATACGGGGGTCTCGCCCGCTAAGGCGGCCGAGAGGTCTACCGACCCGGCCCCCTACCGGATCACCCGGCAGTCCCCCGGACTGCCGGGCAGGGGACATCATCGACGGGTTCGAGACCTGTCTTACATCGACGGCCCCGTTTGGCTTTGCAGGAAGGAGGTCGGCCGGCCGCGCCGATACTGTAATTCATATCGTCTATCACGCGCCCTACCCTATCTAAACAATCAATCGCCTAACGTATAGACAGAACGAATTACGAAGCGTACAATGGTTTTCATGGTGATCGAGATTGATCGCTGGGAAAATACCTGGAGCCAGATATGTCCGCTTACGTTGTTTCCGACCTGCACATCAACACTCTCGTTTCGTGGGCTGCGAAGCATGACGTTGTGCTGTACTCGCCCGAGCGTATCAGCATGAAGGCGGAACCCGAGCGCATCGCCGGGTTGCTTTACACGGCGAATGTTGAATCGGTCAACAGCCGTTATTCAGAGGATGAAATCTCCGATGACTTCCGGTTCGAGCGTGTGCGTACCTTGCCGGAACCGCTGACCATCATCAAGCTCTGTCACTGCATCGAATACCAGTCCAACGAGGTTTCCGACTACGAGAAGACCGTCGGCGCGGCCATCCTTCGGACAATCGAAAACGCGGCTATTCGTGCGCTTCCCGGATACGATGACGCCCCCTGGGGTATCTGACGCAACGGGCCGTGATGAACGCGGCCCACTATCAAGCGAGGTGCAGCTATGGCAACCATCAAGGTAGAAAGCATCGAGAGCGCTATTAATGTGTGGCGCGCGAAGTCGCCAGCGAGCGGCGACGAGCTTGCACTATGTCACCAGGCGCGCACGCTCGCGGACATCTACGCTCTGATGATTATTCGCCGTCTTTCCGAGATTGACTCGGAGAGTCTTACCACAGAGCAACAGGCCGCATACGACGCAGCATTTATCAGCTAACGAATCGGAGAACGCAACATGCAAATCGCCTGCAATGTCATTCACCAGACGATCCGAAGCCAGGACCGCAAGGGACGCGCGTACACCATGAACCTGACTCATTACGTCGAGTGTGGGACCGGTCGAATCGTCAGGACGCGAAGCCACCAGATCACGCCCGAGCGCATCGCCATGCAACGGGTTAAGCGTGATCCCGTGCAGCGGGTGAAGCGGGAAGCGGCACAATCGGCCCAGCCTTCCATGCGCGGTTTTGTACGTCGTGCGCTGGGGCAGTTCTTCGACGTTCGCAGCCTTTGAGTTTTCCTGAAATGAGTTAGGAATACATATAGACGTAATTAGCATTGTCTATCATGACAGGGTGACGTTTAGAACATTCAATCACCTATTCTATAGACCTAGCGAATTACGTTTGATATGATGTAGGTGTGGTGATCGAGGGATAACCGGGGGCAAAAAATGAGCAGCGCGAACGTTATCAGCATGGTTCAATACGCGAAAATCGGAGTCCCGTCGACGCGCGGCCAAGCCGCTTCGCCGGCCGCAGCTCAGGTTATTTCTCTCGCATCGCAAGCGCCCGCGTATGTTCAGGCCGGCTACAGCGAAGATGGCCCGGAGGACATCCAGTTCGTTCCCGGTAGTGAGCGCAGACCCGCGCATCTATCGCACGTTTTTCATCAGGCCGACCAGCTTCCGATGCTTGGCGCAACGCCGCTCGGCGATGCCGCATTGGAGGGGATTTACCGGCTGCTTTCCGGTCGCAAGACGAAGACCGCGCCGGCGCGGTCTATGGCCGACGTGTGGCGCGAGCAAGCCAAGTAAAGAGCGGCCAGCAGGCGGCCAACGAAATTTGACGGGGGATCGAATGAAAGCAGTTAAGAGCGCATTCGCATCGCGCTGGAACGATGTGTTTCTGTTTGCCGCCTATATCGGCTTTCTCGCATGGGTGAACAGTCTTCTACCGTTGCCATTCCGCGCGTGGTGAGGGCGATGAGACTCAGACTGGCATATGCAGCCGACCGAGCCGAAATGGCGGTCGCGTTCGGGACCGAGGCGGACGCGCATTACCGAATTTTCGACCGGTCGCGAGCTGTCAATTTGAGGCGCTACGCGCGCGGGTATCTGGCTGGACTGTTGGCCCGGAGGATGGACAAGACGTTTATCGACAACCAGTTTTCGCCCGTGGGCAAGCCGCCTGCGTGAAACAATTTACCGTGAGAGTCTGTTTTCGTTAATTCGCTGACAGATCAAGACCTTGGGGCCGATTATTCGGCCCTTTTTTTTGTTTGTTTCACGGCGTCGCAGTGCGGATCGCGGTCATTCAGTGCTGGCTGTACGTCGCCGATACTCTCGTGGGCAGTTTTGGCGCGACGGTGTATCAAATGATACGTAATCTGTAATCGAGCGCCGGCCGGGTTCCCGGCGGGTGCGGGTTCACTTCGTGGACGGAAATGGGGATGCAGTTATCCACCGCCCGCCTGCGGCGGCCCGTGGATAACTGCACCGCGCCCCTGCCTCTTGCGGGCCGGGCGCTTCCCCATTTTGCGCTGGCCGGGAACCCGGCCTCATTGGTGCGCGTTGGCGTTGATTGCAGCCTGGAGCTTGTCGCGTGTTTCCGTATCGAGCAAGGGAAACACGGCCTTGACGGCGCGGCCCACGCGAGCATCGTCCCGCGTCTGCTGCATCAGTACCGTGTTCACCGTCAACACCAGCCCGCCGCTCACCAGGCCGGCGATAAGCGCCGCACCAGCGAGCAGGCCGTAAGTGGTGCGACGCCTGCCCGGCTTTCCGGCCCCGTCCTTCGTTGGGGCCGGGATCGACGCCTTGACCTCATCGAGCTTGCGGGTCAGAGCGCGGACACTGCTCACCAGCGCATCAACCTGTTTGAACAGCTCGCTTACCTCGCCGAGAATGATGCGAAGGGCCGCTTCCCGGCGAGTATGCGGCCCCGCTTGCGGCCCCATGTCGCTCATTTTTTCGCCGCCTTGCCGAACAGAATGTCGCTCGCGCTCGCCAATGCCTCTTGAGCGGTAATCGCCAGATCGCGGTCGCCTTCCGCAATCACCGCTGCTTCGAGGGCGGCCACATCGCCAGCCTGTTTCGCTTCAGTCCGTTTCGCCTTCCAGTCCGTCCGGTCTTCGGCCAGCTCGCGAATGTTCTTATTCGTGACCAGATCGAAAACTTCGTTGAACGGGATGACAATGGCCGGCTCGAATGTAGCCTTACCCTTGCCAGTTGAAGCCGCATAATCGTGAATGAGCTGATACACGTAGCTCGGCGGAAGTTGCGATTCGCCGCCATCGTACATATTGAAAACGACGCGGATTTTATCGTTACTGAATCCGAGTTTTGACAGCCACTCGACCGTTTTCACCGTGTCTTTCTGTTGCTTCTCAGCCGGCACAGTCGGAACCACGATCATATCCAACTCGCGAACCGCCGATTTATACCGCGACAGTTCTTCCATGAACGCGATCACGTTCGACGCGCCAACGTCGATAATGACCTCATCGCTCATGAGAAGTTCGTTGAA contains these protein-coding regions:
- a CDS encoding site-specific integrase — translated: MTARRTTIRQLALTEVANRDTPGAAAISITMPKGGTIYHTVPLADPDTGKRRDARPRWIAGSFPLFPVVRLADGAPWAEANLWLIDMMESKSSPNMLTFASIADDLVAFRRYLDDEGVDWLTFPANKRQRPTYRYSASIRLAVQAGELSPGVARRRMGAVVRFYRWLMAEAGFKPANAPWVESGRFIEFRDQKGFSSTIEVKTTDLSISGRRADDPWDDHIQDGGRLRPLPSSEQSVLLESLATLGNSEMTLVHLFALLTGARIQTVLTVRAKHVMRKPGEFHGGDIRLACGPGTGIDTKGDVKGVLHLPRGFYERLYIYVHSDRARKRRQLADGGDHFDQPLFLSHRGAPLYEDRGSRGPLSTGPQVRRHVKTGQAVRQFIRDELLPMMRVQLGNPRYEFSYHDLRATFGLNTVDAMTASKTSYTRALDQLRQLMWHVQPSTTERYLAYRENRKLFDAVQDGWGAHLSTLVTRTLDTAVTV
- a CDS encoding integrase — translated: MLLHPERALLKWEGMSSRSDIGQICYLRRDTSSSHRARRTFDILSFSIERVRVVRLLVTQLSGRMALGAMRPATISIALRVVLDFVNWADRQGLHQVLCDEKATAEAVHRYFREKREQVSLGNLNRNSVGHDQRNLLSMLREFFGNDDFCTDARVLRRQLDASVPTAVPDTEAQAALLAWADALFTGISTLVLDFKSYPVRVSTARGESLCLVPHRHHRREDDNLHGHLLGWNLETGELRTREEIATHMAAAGAKDPRARAWMIASFAAKHLRAANEDAQSAIRRSHASMATLCFAALFLAETGVNLAQLLAMKWSPELVASLQDTSVVRQTFREIKYRAGGKGVTFTVSLGFMPKLKTYLALREYLVQNADCDALFILAGHYAKRRRPMGLPTQFLAQLYSRLDTLGIVLPRITARQWRAAKQDWAVSNHDPVVAARLMGHSLATALRSYSNGTDAAHKAEMGAFLASVEKTVLKPGNDPAGSIRSAVGVCIEFHKPAPIAASVTVQPDCRSTEGCLFCDQYRVHADAADIRKLLGCRHCVRLVSGRADSIEQYDTSFGAVLRRVDFLLDELRKRDAALVDQIEHDVDIEGNLDAFWSAKLDQLYELGVA
- a CDS encoding integrase; amino-acid sequence: MNNTLITPIAERPDWYRIEDDTVVTRDKAGNAVSLFGDDAWDIGAYAIGPRSTGLHFRGHLPDGVTRALSEATTRQWKQIMYFLMHEATDMVPASSTLQARSVYLREFAFFAAERQLTLYEGLSNVPIVLDYVAQAGMERKAQRLHSILVQLHRLGVGTTGLCVPLAQLHKPLLDRFAQRAEYAQYPVIPTRIYQHFLSTCEHDLGVAEDVADILSDYLARVYAGENPDVSAAVATNAVHFGCKDSPYVVSSLVASIRALCQLVILAFTGMRAREAENLPYDCLSETRLDGVTHYTIEGVTTKLSGGRPRRARWVTSPLAARAVRLAQRLSGEAHRAHGAPSYAESTDGSHLLFCRMGLRYGYVANRGASTLHLDVEAFRERVFPTITVEDIAELKRVDMHRAWEDEPKYAPGQQWPFTRHQLRRTLALYAHRSGLVTLPTLKRQLQHITQEMSMYYARGSAFAKGFIDIDRTHFAKEWVETQSLSEYLAYAQQVLFSDERLFGGHAAWTQSRAVQASPVSVYSRDQTVRMFRKGELAYRETVLGGCASIEPCKSTPLDWMRLDCLESNCRNLVVVPSKLQRVIKAQQVTVGKLRAVDDASVEYRIEVRTLQRLLDAQERLIKPEVT
- a CDS encoding DUF3717 domain-containing protein — translated: MATIKVESIESAINVWRAKSPASGDELALCHQARTLADIYALMIIRRLSEIDSESLTTEQQAAYDAAFIS